In a single window of the Antennarius striatus isolate MH-2024 chromosome 3, ASM4005453v1, whole genome shotgun sequence genome:
- the adra2b gene encoding alpha-2B adrenergic receptor: MVSVPDSGCSTGLSGWKNNVSGSGASAPCNQSILTLAPYSPEATAAFATAITLMVIFTIVGNFMVIIAVLTSRSLRSPQNLFLVSLAAADILVATLIIPFSLANELLGYWYFKSLWCEIYLALDVLFCTSSIVHLCAISLDRYLSISRVTYGRQRTAKRIKTAILVVWLISAIISFPPLLSLNKSKGEDEGIERGPQCQLNDDSWYILYSTIGSFFAPCLIMILVYIRIYQIAKQRTRCPPGEPRKDGIGSATPSQPKRHVQANGKNEENTLPSSNKTSLRPPTLAITNSSSRDECPSSQDPITNKLLQPPSSSPAMTPVSLHVSPHGPSTPGPESSPEKSGEERKKSKQQRKKKADNNNGDSSSTDSDMEHSHEGGQGSTSIPGSPPGGGIPSRTSVKHYRDMIATSKGSRLVQGRKSNILKNPGTMRRKAMVNREKRFTFVLAVVIGVFVVCWFPFFFSYSLKAVCPQTCAIPDPLFTFFFWIGYCNSSLNPVIYTIFNKDFRKAFKRIVCRSTKGTFF; the protein is encoded by the coding sequence ATGGTGTCGGTTCCGGACAGCGGCTGCTCCACGGGGCTGAGCGGCTGGAAGAACAACGTGAGCGGCTCCGGAGCCTCTGCCCCCTGCAACCAGAGCATCTTAACTCTGGCCCCTTACTCCCCTGAAGCTACGGCTGCTTTTGCTACGGCCATAACCTTGATGGTGATTTTCACCATTGTGGGGAACTTTATGGTCATCATCGCTGTCTTGACAAGCCGGTCACTTCGGAGTCCGCAGAACCTTTTCTTAGTTTCACTGGCTGCTGCAGACATTTTAGTGGCGACACTCATCATTCCCTTTTCACTGGCCAATGAACTGCTCGGCTACTGGTATTTTAAGTCTCTGTGGTGTGAGATCTACTTGGCACTGGATGTGCTGTTCTGCACCTCCTCCATCGTGCACCTGTGCGCCATCTCTCTGGATCGCTACCTGTCCATCTCCAGGGTTACCTATGGGCGTCAACGGACTGCCAAACGCATCAAAACTGCTATCTTGGTGGTGTGGCTAATCTCTGCCATCATTTCCTTCCCTCCCTTGCTCTCACTGAACAAAAGCAAGGGAGAGGATGAAGGGATTGAGCGTGGACCTCAGTGTCAGCTGAATGACGACAGCTGGTACATCCTCTACTCCACTATTGGCTCCTTCTTTGCTCCATGCCTCATCATGATCCTGGTCTATATAAGAATCTACCAAATTGCCAAGCAGAGGACACGCTGCCCACCAGGTGAGCCCAGGAAGGATGGGATTGGTTCTGCAACACCAAGTCAGCCTAAGAGACACGTGCAAGCCAAtgggaaaaatgaagaaaataccCTCCCTTCATCAAACAAAACCTCGCTCAGACCTCCCACCCTTGCCATCACCAACTCTTCTTCACGTGATGAGTGTCCAAGCTCCCAGGATCCCATCACCAACAAACTGCTGCAACCTCCATCCAGTTCTCCAGCCATGACCCCTGTCTCCCTTCATGTCTCTCCCCATGGCCCTTCGACCCCTGGGCCTGAGTCTTCCCCTGAAAAgtctggagaggagaggaagaaaagcaagcagcagaggaagaaaaaggcTGATAACAATAATGGTGACAGCTCAAGCACAGACAGCGATATGGAACACAGCCATGAAGGAGGCCAAGGCAGCACCAGCATACCAGGGTCCCCTCCAGGTGGAGGGATCCCATCCAGGACTTCTGTCAAACACTACAGAGACATGATCGCCACCTCTAAGGGGTCTCGTCTGGTTCAAGGGAGGAAGTCCAACATACTGAAAAACCCTGGAACAATGAGACGCAAAGCCATGGTCAACAGGGAGAAACGCTTCACTTTTGTTCTGGCGGTGGTCATCGGTGTCTTCGTTGTGTGCTGGTTCCCGTTCTTCTTCTCCTACTCCCTGAAGGCAGTGTGTCCACAGACATGCGCCATCCCCGATCCactctttacattttttttctggataGGTTACTGCAACTCCTCACTCAACCCAGTCATATACACTATCTTCAACAAAGACTTTAGGAAGGCTTTCAAAAGGATAGTGTGCCGAAGCACTAAGGGTACTTTCTTTTAG